In a genomic window of Rhizobium sp. CIAT894:
- a CDS encoding coniferyl aldehyde dehydrogenase — protein MNAIAKITDADHMDSLLTRQRAAFLRDGAPSLAHRRADLAKLKQALIGHRAALEAAVACDFGHRAQHETAIMEIFGVAAGIDYLSKNLRRFMRPERRHVSLLMQFGRAWIEYQPVGVVGVIAPWNYPIHLSLMPLVTAIAAGNRVMLKPSKLTPATNDVLASMLGELFTEEQVALVNGDGSAFSALPFDHLVFTGSTAVGRAVMKAASENLVPVTLELGGKSPTIVAKGGVQDRTVSDIVWGKLLSGGQTCIAPDYALVHESEINAFVDSYDRLVKAAYPDGPTSEDYTSIVNDRQYGTLIDLIEDARGHGAQIIEVGHRPGDAARRPHTLAPTVVLGVTDEMKIAHQEIFGPILPIFPYRDIDEVIAYVNARPRPLALYYFGGDDADRRKVLDRTTSGNVTVNGTIMHVAQDDLPFGGVGASGIGAYHGVEGFRRLSHAKGIYEQGRWNAVKLFHPPYGKLTERILNVMLR, from the coding sequence ATGAACGCCATAGCAAAAATCACCGACGCCGATCATATGGACAGCCTTCTCACTCGCCAACGCGCCGCGTTCCTGCGCGACGGAGCGCCATCACTCGCTCATCGTCGCGCCGATCTCGCTAAACTGAAGCAGGCGCTGATCGGTCACCGCGCGGCCCTTGAGGCGGCTGTCGCTTGTGACTTTGGGCATCGTGCGCAGCACGAGACAGCGATCATGGAAATCTTCGGTGTGGCCGCTGGCATCGACTACCTCAGCAAGAACCTGCGCCGCTTCATGCGGCCTGAGCGCCGTCATGTCTCACTCCTGATGCAATTCGGCCGGGCCTGGATCGAGTATCAGCCCGTTGGCGTCGTTGGCGTCATCGCGCCTTGGAACTACCCCATCCACCTCTCACTGATGCCGCTGGTTACCGCGATCGCTGCGGGAAACCGCGTCATGCTTAAGCCCTCCAAGCTCACACCGGCGACCAATGACGTGCTCGCCTCGATGCTTGGCGAACTCTTCACGGAAGAACAGGTTGCCCTTGTCAACGGTGACGGTTCCGCATTCTCAGCACTGCCATTCGATCATCTTGTCTTCACCGGTAGCACCGCCGTGGGACGCGCGGTTATGAAAGCAGCGAGCGAAAACCTCGTTCCCGTTACGCTCGAACTTGGCGGCAAGTCTCCGACCATTGTCGCCAAGGGCGGTGTTCAGGACCGCACCGTGTCTGACATCGTCTGGGGGAAGCTCCTCAGCGGCGGGCAGACCTGCATCGCTCCCGACTACGCCTTGGTGCATGAATCTGAAATCAACGCGTTCGTTGACAGCTATGACAGGCTGGTCAAGGCCGCCTACCCAGACGGCCCAACCAGCGAGGATTACACGTCGATCGTCAACGACCGTCAGTATGGAACCCTGATAGACCTGATCGAGGATGCGCGTGGACACGGAGCGCAGATCATCGAGGTCGGGCACCGGCCCGGTGACGCCGCCCGCCGTCCGCATACGCTCGCGCCGACGGTAGTGCTGGGCGTCACCGATGAGATGAAAATCGCCCACCAGGAGATATTCGGTCCGATCCTGCCGATTTTTCCCTATCGAGACATCGATGAAGTGATCGCCTATGTGAATGCCCGGCCGCGACCACTCGCACTCTACTATTTCGGCGGAGACGATGCGGACCGACGCAAGGTGCTCGACCGCACGACATCGGGCAACGTCACGGTCAACGGTACCATCATGCATGTCGCGCAGGACGACTTGCCTTTCGGCGGCGTCGGCGCCAGCGGGATTGGCGCCTATCACGGCGTTGAGGGCTTCAGGCGACTGAGCCATGCCAAGGGCATCTATGAGCAGGGACGGTGGAACGCCGTCAAACTGTTCCACCCCCCATACGGAAAGCTGACCGAGCGCATCCTGAACGTCATGCTCCGGTGA
- a CDS encoding glycosyltransferase: MPPRRKILVVLKGYPRLSETFIAQELLGLEKAGFDLTLISMRRPTDKKRHPVHDEIRARVVYLPEYLHEEPIRVLKGLVAGFSKPGFKALIKRFLADLKRDISRNRFRRLGQALVLAREWPDGGQWLHAHFIHTPASVTEYASILTGTPWTCSAHAKDIWTSPDWELNEKLGSARWAVTCTRTGYEHMRGLTSRKDAVHLSYHGLDLARFGHFAGARSDRTGTNPDDPAFILSVGRAVEKKGYDVLLRALALLPADLHWRMDHIGGGEELAKLKALADELGLSGRIVWKGALAQEDVLDHYRRADLFALACRVAANGDRDGLPNVLVEASSQRLVCVSTEVSGVPELLKNGENGLVVPPEDPALLARALEAAIRDPALRQRLGDAAESRVREDFDYHSSIRQLTGLFEAEWQKAS; this comes from the coding sequence TTGCCGCCACGCCGCAAGATCCTCGTCGTTCTGAAAGGCTATCCCCGCCTTTCGGAAACCTTCATCGCCCAGGAGCTGCTCGGCTTGGAAAAGGCCGGCTTCGACCTGACGCTGATTTCGATGCGCCGGCCGACCGACAAGAAGCGCCACCCCGTCCATGACGAGATCCGAGCGCGCGTCGTCTACCTGCCGGAATATCTGCATGAGGAGCCGATCCGCGTGCTGAAGGGCCTCGTCGCCGGTTTTTCGAAACCCGGCTTCAAGGCGCTGATCAAACGTTTCCTCGCCGACCTCAAGCGCGACATCTCGCGCAACCGCTTCCGCCGTCTCGGCCAGGCGCTGGTGCTGGCGCGCGAATGGCCTGACGGCGGGCAATGGCTGCATGCCCATTTCATCCACACGCCGGCGTCGGTGACGGAATATGCGAGCATCCTCACCGGCACGCCCTGGACCTGCTCGGCACACGCCAAGGACATCTGGACGTCGCCGGACTGGGAGCTCAACGAGAAGCTCGGCAGCGCCCGCTGGGCGGTCACCTGCACCAGGACAGGCTACGAGCACATGCGGGGCCTGACATCCCGCAAGGATGCGGTGCACCTAAGCTATCACGGCCTCGATCTCGCCCGTTTCGGCCATTTTGCCGGCGCGCGTTCGGACCGTACCGGCACCAACCCCGACGACCCGGCCTTCATCCTCAGCGTCGGCCGAGCCGTCGAGAAGAAGGGCTACGACGTGCTGCTGCGGGCGCTGGCGCTGCTGCCCGCTGACCTGCACTGGCGCATGGACCACATCGGCGGCGGCGAGGAGCTTGCGAAACTGAAGGCGCTGGCCGACGAACTCGGCCTCTCCGGTCGCATCGTCTGGAAGGGCGCCCTGGCGCAGGAAGACGTGCTCGATCATTACCGCCGCGCCGATCTCTTTGCGCTGGCCTGCCGGGTCGCCGCCAATGGCGACCGCGACGGCCTGCCGAACGTCCTTGTGGAAGCATCGAGCCAGCGGCTCGTCTGCGTCTCGACCGAAGTATCCGGCGTGCCGGAACTCCTGAAGAACGGTGAAAACGGTCTCGTTGTGCCGCCGGAGGATCCGGCGCTGCTTGCGAGAGCCCTGGAAGCGGCGATCCGCGACCCGGCGCTGCGCCAGCGCCTGGGCGATGCCGCCGAAAGCCGGGTGCGCGAAGATTTCGACTATCACTCCAGCATCAGACAGCTTACCGGCCTGTTCGAGGCCGAATGGCAGAAGGCCTCATGA
- a CDS encoding glycosyltransferase — MTAPRIFFYVQHLLGIGHIARASRIANALVKDGFDVTVVTGGLPVPGFPGEGVKTVALPAVVASNAGFSGLADADGSPVGEDFLGTRRELLLEAFHAATPDVVIIEAFPFGRRQMRFELLPLLAAIEKAEPRPKLLSSVRDILQENRKAGRDAETAALVKEHFDAVLVHGDPDFVRLEDTFPLTAEIADRLRYTGLVAAPPAPEPTETFDIIASAGGGAVGAELIGAAKAAAALLPADLRWLLIAGPNLPEADFATLSQDAAPNVTLVRFRKDFPSLLRGAKVSISQAGYNTVCDLLRTECRAILIPFVAGGETEQTVRAERLRALGLADILPETGLTPDHVKEAVEKALAAPRRRTVSLDLDGAEKTAGIIRSMLDGNSKI; from the coding sequence ATGACGGCACCGCGTATCTTCTTCTACGTCCAGCACCTGCTCGGCATCGGCCATATCGCCCGCGCCAGCCGCATCGCCAACGCGCTGGTCAAGGACGGCTTCGACGTCACCGTCGTCACCGGCGGCCTGCCGGTGCCGGGTTTTCCCGGTGAGGGCGTCAAGACCGTGGCGCTGCCGGCGGTCGTTGCCAGCAATGCCGGCTTTTCCGGCCTCGCCGATGCCGATGGCAGCCCGGTCGGCGAGGATTTCCTTGGCACCCGCCGCGAGCTGCTGCTCGAGGCCTTTCATGCCGCCACGCCCGATGTCGTCATCATCGAAGCCTTCCCCTTCGGCCGGCGGCAGATGCGCTTCGAACTGCTGCCCTTGCTCGCGGCAATCGAAAAGGCCGAGCCGCGGCCGAAACTCCTGAGCTCGGTGCGCGACATCCTGCAGGAAAACCGCAAGGCCGGCCGCGACGCGGAGACCGCAGCCCTGGTCAAGGAGCATTTCGACGCCGTGCTCGTCCACGGCGATCCCGATTTCGTCAGGCTAGAGGACACTTTCCCGCTGACGGCAGAGATTGCCGACAGGCTGCGTTATACCGGCCTTGTCGCAGCCCCGCCGGCGCCGGAACCGACTGAAACCTTCGACATAATCGCCTCGGCGGGCGGCGGCGCGGTCGGCGCCGAGTTGATCGGCGCGGCGAAGGCGGCGGCGGCCCTGCTGCCGGCCGATCTGCGCTGGCTGCTGATCGCAGGCCCGAACCTGCCGGAAGCCGATTTCGCCACGCTGTCGCAGGACGCCGCCCCAAACGTGACGCTGGTGCGCTTCCGCAAGGATTTTCCCTCGCTGCTGCGCGGCGCCAAAGTGTCGATCTCGCAGGCAGGCTACAACACGGTCTGCGACCTCCTGCGCACCGAATGCCGGGCGATCCTCATCCCCTTCGTCGCCGGCGGCGAGACCGAGCAGACGGTGCGCGCCGAACGGCTGCGGGCGCTTGGTCTCGCCGACATCCTGCCGGAAACGGGACTGACGCCGGACCATGTGAAAGAGGCGGTCGAAAAGGCGCTCGCCGCACCGCGCCGCCGGACGGTCTCGCTCGATCTCGACGGCGCGGAGAAAACCGCCGGCATCATTCGCTCCATGCTGGACGGCAATTCGAAGATTTGA
- a CDS encoding glycosyltransferase family protein: MARRLEDARILMYSHDTFGLGHLRRCRTIAHALVEDYRGLNILIISGATIAGAFDYRARVDFVKIPSVIKLRNGEYTSLASHIDLHETLKMRESSIRHTAETFQPDIFIVDKEPMGLKGEVEDTLAYLKARGSVLVLGLREIMDAPHLLEAEWKKNGIMQKIDQYYDSVWVYGPPDFYDPLVGLDVPASLRRKMDFVGFLQRSVSKGKTSINARKDNYILVTTGGGGDGSDLVHDVMNAYEADPTLTQKALVVLGPYMPAAERAKLVQKGEAIPYIEVIEFDNHMEELIDGAIGVVAMGGYNTYCEILSFDKPALIVPRVKPREEQLLRAQRASALGLVDMLLPDQSADPTIMSEALKRLPSRLPPSKSGSNMHLEGLDHISQTVGRWIDGRASHLALVAE; encoded by the coding sequence ATGGCCAGACGTCTCGAAGATGCACGCATCCTCATGTACAGCCACGACACCTTCGGTCTCGGCCACCTGCGCCGCTGTCGCACCATCGCCCATGCGCTGGTCGAGGATTATCGCGGCCTCAACATCCTGATCATTTCGGGCGCCACGATCGCCGGCGCCTTCGACTACCGCGCCCGTGTCGATTTCGTGAAGATCCCGAGCGTCATCAAGCTGCGCAACGGCGAATATACGTCGCTCGCCAGCCATATCGACCTGCACGAGACGCTGAAGATGCGCGAATCGAGCATCCGCCACACGGCCGAAACCTTCCAGCCCGATATCTTCATCGTCGACAAGGAGCCGATGGGGCTGAAGGGCGAGGTCGAGGATACGCTCGCCTATCTCAAGGCCCGCGGCTCTGTGCTGGTGCTCGGCCTGCGCGAGATCATGGACGCGCCGCATCTGCTCGAGGCCGAGTGGAAGAAGAACGGCATCATGCAGAAGATCGACCAATATTACGACAGCGTCTGGGTCTATGGTCCGCCTGATTTTTACGATCCGCTTGTCGGCCTCGACGTCCCGGCCAGCCTGCGCCGGAAGATGGATTTCGTCGGCTTCCTGCAGCGCAGCGTCTCCAAGGGCAAGACCTCGATCAACGCCCGCAAGGACAATTACATCCTCGTCACCACAGGCGGCGGCGGCGACGGCTCCGATCTCGTCCATGACGTGATGAACGCCTATGAGGCCGATCCGACGCTGACGCAGAAGGCGCTCGTCGTGCTCGGGCCCTATATGCCGGCCGCCGAGCGCGCCAAGCTGGTGCAGAAGGGCGAAGCCATTCCCTATATCGAGGTGATCGAGTTCGACAACCACATGGAAGAGCTGATCGACGGCGCCATCGGCGTCGTCGCCATGGGCGGCTACAACACCTATTGCGAGATCCTCTCCTTCGACAAGCCGGCCCTCATCGTGCCGCGGGTCAAGCCGCGCGAGGAACAGCTGCTTCGTGCCCAGCGGGCAAGCGCGCTCGGCCTCGTCGATATGCTGCTGCCGGACCAATCGGCCGATCCCACCATCATGTCCGAGGCGCTGAAGCGTCTGCCTTCCCGCCTGCCGCCGTCGAAGAGCGGCAGCAATATGCACCTCGAAGGGCTCGATCATATTTCGCAGACCGTCGGCCGATGGATCGACGGCCGCGCCAGCCACCTTGCCCTCGTCGCAGAATAG
- a CDS encoding YafY family protein: MSRSERLLDLLQVLRRHRRPVSGGVLADEIGVSIRTLYRDIASLQAQGAAIEGEPGVGYVLKPGFLLPPLMFPPEEIEALVLGSRWVADRGDDHLRDAARNALARIAAVLPPELRDALDASALLVGPGVKIPVDSVDPALLRKAIRTERKLSLSYSDGAGVASERVVWPFALAFFDQVRLLLGWCELRQDFRSFRTDRIVHAQVLDARYPKRRQALLKQWRQIQGISTPEH; encoded by the coding sequence ATGTCCCGTTCCGAACGCCTCCTCGACCTTCTCCAGGTATTGCGCCGACACCGCCGGCCGGTCAGTGGCGGGGTGCTGGCCGATGAGATCGGCGTCAGCATCCGCACCCTATACCGGGATATCGCTAGCCTTCAGGCCCAAGGTGCGGCGATCGAAGGCGAACCGGGCGTCGGTTATGTCCTGAAACCGGGATTTCTGCTGCCGCCGCTGATGTTTCCGCCTGAGGAAATCGAAGCGCTCGTGCTCGGCTCCCGATGGGTGGCGGACAGAGGGGACGATCACTTACGCGATGCGGCGCGCAATGCGCTGGCGCGGATCGCCGCCGTGCTGCCGCCCGAATTGCGCGACGCGCTGGATGCCTCCGCCCTTCTGGTGGGGCCTGGCGTCAAAATCCCCGTCGACTCGGTCGATCCGGCACTGCTGCGCAAGGCGATCCGCACCGAACGCAAGCTTTCGCTGTCCTATAGCGACGGCGCCGGCGTGGCGTCGGAGCGTGTGGTCTGGCCCTTCGCGCTCGCCTTTTTCGACCAGGTGCGCCTCCTCCTTGGCTGGTGCGAACTCCGCCAGGATTTCCGCTCGTTTCGCACGGATCGAATCGTTCATGCGCAAGTGCTCGACGCACGTTATCCCAAGCGCCGGCAGGCGCTGCTGAAACAATGGCGGCAGATCCAGGGAATATCGACCCCTGAACATTAA
- a CDS encoding TetR/AcrR family transcriptional regulator, with translation MTNVQNRPYHHGDLRRTIIETALDMLRDDKNWQFTLREVARRAGVSHAAPYKHFPDKAALLVELAMIGFDRLREALAGAKPQAPQSLLEEFMPISLAYVAFGTDNPALYRLMFSAEEGRSVGMHLDQRALAVFDVVLDMLGRGQAAGTIRKRPVRGQATAAWALVHGITLLAIDGLLVPEKVGSAPVDAAIATLVEGLAIPQPNT, from the coding sequence ATGACAAACGTCCAAAATCGCCCCTATCATCACGGAGATCTCCGCCGCACGATTATCGAAACGGCGCTGGACATGCTCCGAGATGACAAGAACTGGCAATTTACGCTGCGCGAGGTGGCTCGGCGGGCTGGGGTCAGCCACGCTGCGCCCTACAAACACTTTCCGGACAAAGCAGCTCTGCTCGTCGAACTCGCCATGATTGGATTTGATCGACTACGCGAAGCACTAGCGGGGGCGAAACCCCAAGCCCCCCAATCTCTGCTCGAAGAATTCATGCCGATATCTCTGGCATATGTCGCGTTCGGAACCGATAACCCGGCCTTATATCGCCTGATGTTCAGCGCGGAGGAGGGACGCTCCGTAGGAATGCATCTCGATCAAAGGGCGCTCGCTGTATTCGACGTCGTGCTGGACATGCTCGGACGCGGTCAGGCTGCTGGCACCATTCGTAAGCGGCCAGTCAGGGGACAGGCGACCGCCGCATGGGCGCTTGTTCACGGCATCACCTTGCTCGCGATCGATGGCCTTCTGGTGCCAGAAAAGGTCGGATCGGCGCCAGTGGACGCAGCCATTGCAACTCTGGTGGAAGGGCTGGCAATCCCGCAACCGAACACCTAG